A genome region from Paralichthys olivaceus isolate ysfri-2021 chromosome 6, ASM2471397v2, whole genome shotgun sequence includes the following:
- the gnat2 gene encoding guanine nucleotide-binding protein G(t) subunit alpha-2, giving the protein MGAGASAEDKKSKELEKQLQEDADKDSKTVKLLLLGAGESGKSTIVKQMKILHQGGYTKEEQLEFRAIIYGNILQSALAIIRGMEMLGVDFSGASAQEDAQKLQNLSDSIEEGTMPSELGDVIKKLWKDSGVQAGFERAAEYQLNDSAGYYLNELDRICKPDYLPTEQDVLRSRVKTTGIIEEQFSCKELHFRMFDVGGQRSERKKWIHCFEGVTCIIFCGALSAYDMVLVEDDEVNRMHESLHLFNSICNHRFFALTSIVLFLNKKDLFEDKIKKVHLSICFPDYDGPNTYDDASNYIKSQFLELNMKKGVKEIYSHLTCATDTKNVEIVFNAVTDIIIKENLKDCGLF; this is encoded by the exons ATGGGTGCGGGAGCAAGCGCAGAGGACAAAAAGTCCAAGGAGTTGGAAAAACAACTCCAAGAAGATGCTGACAAGGACTCTAAAACTGTCAAGCTATTACTGCTTG GTGCTGGTGAGTCAGGAAAAAGCACCATCGTAAAACAAATGAA GATTCTGCATCAAGGTGGTTACACAAAAGAGGAACAGCTCGAATTCAGAGCGATCATCTATGGCAACATCCTGCAGTCTGCTCTGGCTATCATCAGAGGCATGGAGATGCTGGGCGTTGATTTCAGCGGAGCCTCTGCACAG GAAGATGCACAGAAGCTGCAGAACTTGTCAGACTCCATCGAGGAAGGCACAATGCCCTCTGAGCTGGGTGACGTCATCAAGAAGCTGTGGAAAGACTCTGGTGTGCAGGCCGGCTTCGAGAGAGCTGCTGAGTACCAACTCAACGACTCCGCTGGCTA CTACCTCAACGAATTGGACAGAATCTGCAAGCCAGACTACCTCCCCACTGAGCAGGATGTGCTGCGATCTCGAGTCAAAACAACTGGTATCATCGAGGAACAGTTCTCCTGCAAAGAGTTGCACTTCAG GATGTTCGATGTGGGTGGCCAGaggtcagagagaaagaagtggATCCATTGTTTCGAGGGTGTGACCTGCATCATTTTTTGCGGAGCTCTCAGTGCATACGACATGGTGCTCGTAGAGGACGACGAAGTG AACCGCATGCACGAGTCCCTCCATCTATTCAACAGTATCTGCAACCACAGGTTCTTCGCACTGACCTCCATCGTGCTTTTCCTCAACAAGAAGGATCTGTTCGAAGATAAGATCAAGAAAGTCCATCTGAGTATCTGCTTCCCAGACTATGATG GCCCCAACACGTACGATGACGCCAGCAACTACATCAAGTCACAGTTCTTGGAGCTGAACATGAAGAAAGGTGTGAAAGAAATCTACTCCCACTTGACCTGtgccacagacacaaagaacGTCGAGATTGTGTTCAACGCTGTGACAGACATCATCATCAAAGAAAACCTCAAAGATTGCGGTCTCTTCTAA